One part of the Xiphophorus hellerii strain 12219 chromosome 17, Xiphophorus_hellerii-4.1, whole genome shotgun sequence genome encodes these proteins:
- the mdm1 gene encoding nuclear protein MDM1 isoform X2 → MTVRFKSQSEYQKSYGVPRSRSVSPQRCRPLARFRPDQNRISRPLSLQPLKRPGPAESGDFLPGSPADPVCRTAPSTGRKDSPVSKPPNVSGSEPEPGSRPVADGTSVKLRPFEPGGPAEPEQQPGNQVGKAWGQRSEYHRQFGWKKPVPAASPLLTAEQVLHSSSRSIPPFKKNPVPMETEYRRSFQGLAPPSGLRLRRNLGHPVFHTYRTHRRKSLDGQNNKLPVKQETAQGDGGSRLPLTTALPPAQVRRRHRNPKGGGATDDFTEQVKERRQQAQAYRRRAWGTNFSRDHLSQLLSEHNALWEPTDSHSDPSTPPPNRDLSPEPDSRSASCVEALDLASMSSRRSSVSGGKTQRNAGRETPPGPGAERHTAWAEEEEETEEEEGRLPTPRLKTRPVQRTHHDLTTPATGGAILVGKPTNRDDSSPIKQKQKFASPEFGSEVSVNKPVKLKEAWPENTPMSLNPPPTNKQTPSPQPQPIRTKQAPPSPVAPPPLGSPPQHGIQGMLRHPDFQHNGDLGLRFRELPCSRGGCGSDEDDRLSVMSWRSAASCSAASAVLERAQKRREDFWGKR, encoded by the exons ATGACGGTCCGCTTCAAG agtCAGAGCGAGTACCAGAAGAGCTACGGTGTCCCTCGCTCCAGAAGCGTGTCGCCTCAGCGCTGCCGTCCGCTGGCCAGATTCCGCCCTGATCAGAACC gcATCAGCAGACCTCTGAGTCTTCAACCACTGAAGAGACCCGGTCCGGCCGAGTCCGGTGACTTCCTGCCTGGTTCTCCAGCAGATCCAGTTTGCAGAACAGCACCCTCTACTGGCAGGAAAG ATTCTCCAGTTTCTAAACCACCAAATGTTTCTGGatcggaaccagaacctggatcCAGACCAGTAGCTGATGGAACATCCG TGAAGCTCCGCCCCTTTGAGCCCGGCGGACCTGCAGAACCGGAGCAGCAGCCGGGAAACCAG GTCGGCAAGGcgtggggtcagaggtcagagtaCCACAGGCAGTTTGGCTGGAAGAAGCCTGTACCTGCAGCGTCGCCATTACTGACAGCAGAGCAG GTGTTGCACTCCAGCAGCAGGTCCATCCCGCCCTTTAAGAAGAACCCCGTCCCCATGGAAACGGAGTACCGCCGGAGCTTCCAGGGTCTGGCCCCGCCTTCCGGTCTGCGCCTTCGGAGAAATCTGGGACATCCGGTGTTTCACACATACAGA ACTCACAGAAGGAAAAGTTTGGATGGACAGAATAACAAACTTCCTGTCAAACAGGAAACCGCTCAGGGCGACGGTGGGTCCCGGTTGCCCCTGACGACGGCCCTTCCGCCCGCTCAGGTGCGGAGGAGACACAG GAACCcaaaagggggcggagccacgGACGACTTCACCgagcag GTGAAGGAGCGCAGGCAGCAGGCCCAGGCGTACCGACGCAGAGCCTGGGGAACCAACTTCTCCAGGGACCATCTGAGCCAGTTGCTGTCCGAACACAACGCTCTGTGGGAGCCCACCGACTCCCACTCAGACCCCTCCACCCCACCACCCAACCGTGACCTTTCACCTGAGCCGGACAGCCGCAGCGCTTCCTGCGTAGAAGCCCTGGACCTGGCCAG TATGTCCAGTAGGAGGTCGTCAGTCAGTGGAGGAAAAACTCAGAGAAACGCTGGGAGGGAAACGCCTCCAGGACCCGGAGCTGAACGCCACACAGCCTgggcagaagaagaagaagagacagagga AGAGGAGGGAAGGTTACCGACTCCCAGACTGAAAACGAGGCCGGTTCAGAGGACCCACCACGACCTGACCACACCTGCCACAG GGGGAGCTATTCTTGTTGGAAAGCCGACCAACAGGGATGATTCTTCTCCtatcaaacaaaaacag AAATTCGCTTCACCAGAAtttgggtcagaggtcagcgtcAACAAGCCGGTCAAACTGAAGGAGGCGTGGCCAGAGAACACCCCCATGTCTTTAAACCCCCCTCCTACCAACAAACAGACCCCCAGCCCTCAGCCTCAACCAATCAGGACGAAGCAGGCGCCTCCTTCTCCAGTAGCCCCGCCCCCTCTGGGCTCCCCGCCGCAGCATGGGATCCAGGGAATGCTGAGACACCCGGACTTCCAGCACAACG GTGATTTGGGTTTGAGGTTCAGGGAGCTGCCATGTTCCAGAGGAGGCTGCGGTTCTGATGAAG ACGACCGACTGTCAGTGATGTCATGGCGCTCGGCGGCTTCGTGCTCGGCAGCGTCCGCCGTCCTGGAGCGCGCTCAGAAGAGACGGGAAGACTTCTGGGGAAAGAGATGA
- the LOC116736693 gene encoding ras-related protein Rap-1b, producing MREYKLVVLGSGGVGKSALTVQFVQGIFVEKYDPTIEDSYRKQVEVDGQQCMLEILDTAGTEQFTAMRDLYMKNGQGFALVYSITAQSTFNDLQDLREQILRVKDTEDVPMILVGNKCDLEVERVVAKESGVGLARQWNSCAFLETSAKSKINVNEIFYDLVRQINRKTPVPGNTRKKPVCQLL from the exons ATGCGTGAATATAAACTGGTTGTTTTAGGATCAGGAGGCGTCGGGAAGTCAGCGCTG ACGGTCCAGTTTGTTCAGGGAATCTTTGTGGAGAAATACGACCCGACGATAGAGGACTCGTACAGGAAG CAAGTGGAGGTGGACGGGCAGCAGTGCATGCTGGAGATCCTGGACACGGCTGGAACA GAGCAGTTCACGGCCATGAGGGACCTGTACATGAAGAACGGCCAGGGCTTCGCTCTGGTTTACTCCATCACCGCTCAGTCGACCTTCAACGACCTTCAGGACCTGAGAGAGCAGATCCTCAGAGTGAAGGACACCGAGGAC GTTCCCATGATCCTGGTGGGGAACAAATGCGACCTGGAGGTGGAGCGCGTCGTGGCCAAAGAGTCGGGCGTCGGCCTCGCCCGCCAGTGGAACTCCTGCGCCTTCCTGGAAACGTCGGCCAAGAGCAAGATAAACGTCAACGAG ATCTTCTACGACCTCGTCCGGCAGATCAACAGGAAGACTCCCGTTCCAGGAAATACTCGCAAAAAGCCCGTCTGCCAACTTCTCTAA
- the mdm1 gene encoding nuclear protein MDM1 isoform X1, with amino-acid sequence MTVRFKSQSEYQKSYGVPRSRSVSPQRCRPLARFRPDQNRISRPLSLQPLKRPGPAESGDFLPGSPADPVCRTAPSTGRKDSPVSKPPNVSGSEPEPGSRPVADGTSVKLRPFEPGGPAEPEQQPGNQVGKAWGQRSEYHRQFGWKKPVPAASPLLTAEQVLHSSSRSIPPFKKNPVPMETEYRRSFQGLAPPSGLRLRRNLGHPVFHTYRTHRRKSLDGQNNKLPVKQETAQGDGGSRLPLTTALPPAQVRRRHRMLTEYQSSFRSPLCRNPKGGGATDDFTEQVKERRQQAQAYRRRAWGTNFSRDHLSQLLSEHNALWEPTDSHSDPSTPPPNRDLSPEPDSRSASCVEALDLASMSSRRSSVSGGKTQRNAGRETPPGPGAERHTAWAEEEEETEEEEGRLPTPRLKTRPVQRTHHDLTTPATGGAILVGKPTNRDDSSPIKQKQKFASPEFGSEVSVNKPVKLKEAWPENTPMSLNPPPTNKQTPSPQPQPIRTKQAPPSPVAPPPLGSPPQHGIQGMLRHPDFQHNGDLGLRFRELPCSRGGCGSDEDDRLSVMSWRSAASCSAASAVLERAQKRREDFWGKR; translated from the exons ATGACGGTCCGCTTCAAG agtCAGAGCGAGTACCAGAAGAGCTACGGTGTCCCTCGCTCCAGAAGCGTGTCGCCTCAGCGCTGCCGTCCGCTGGCCAGATTCCGCCCTGATCAGAACC gcATCAGCAGACCTCTGAGTCTTCAACCACTGAAGAGACCCGGTCCGGCCGAGTCCGGTGACTTCCTGCCTGGTTCTCCAGCAGATCCAGTTTGCAGAACAGCACCCTCTACTGGCAGGAAAG ATTCTCCAGTTTCTAAACCACCAAATGTTTCTGGatcggaaccagaacctggatcCAGACCAGTAGCTGATGGAACATCCG TGAAGCTCCGCCCCTTTGAGCCCGGCGGACCTGCAGAACCGGAGCAGCAGCCGGGAAACCAG GTCGGCAAGGcgtggggtcagaggtcagagtaCCACAGGCAGTTTGGCTGGAAGAAGCCTGTACCTGCAGCGTCGCCATTACTGACAGCAGAGCAG GTGTTGCACTCCAGCAGCAGGTCCATCCCGCCCTTTAAGAAGAACCCCGTCCCCATGGAAACGGAGTACCGCCGGAGCTTCCAGGGTCTGGCCCCGCCTTCCGGTCTGCGCCTTCGGAGAAATCTGGGACATCCGGTGTTTCACACATACAGA ACTCACAGAAGGAAAAGTTTGGATGGACAGAATAACAAACTTCCTGTCAAACAGGAAACCGCTCAGGGCGACGGTGGGTCCCGGTTGCCCCTGACGACGGCCCTTCCGCCCGCTCAGGTGCGGAGGAGACACAG GATGTTGACTGAGTATCAGTCCAGCTTTCGTTCTCCTCTCTGCAGGAACCcaaaagggggcggagccacgGACGACTTCACCgagcag GTGAAGGAGCGCAGGCAGCAGGCCCAGGCGTACCGACGCAGAGCCTGGGGAACCAACTTCTCCAGGGACCATCTGAGCCAGTTGCTGTCCGAACACAACGCTCTGTGGGAGCCCACCGACTCCCACTCAGACCCCTCCACCCCACCACCCAACCGTGACCTTTCACCTGAGCCGGACAGCCGCAGCGCTTCCTGCGTAGAAGCCCTGGACCTGGCCAG TATGTCCAGTAGGAGGTCGTCAGTCAGTGGAGGAAAAACTCAGAGAAACGCTGGGAGGGAAACGCCTCCAGGACCCGGAGCTGAACGCCACACAGCCTgggcagaagaagaagaagagacagagga AGAGGAGGGAAGGTTACCGACTCCCAGACTGAAAACGAGGCCGGTTCAGAGGACCCACCACGACCTGACCACACCTGCCACAG GGGGAGCTATTCTTGTTGGAAAGCCGACCAACAGGGATGATTCTTCTCCtatcaaacaaaaacag AAATTCGCTTCACCAGAAtttgggtcagaggtcagcgtcAACAAGCCGGTCAAACTGAAGGAGGCGTGGCCAGAGAACACCCCCATGTCTTTAAACCCCCCTCCTACCAACAAACAGACCCCCAGCCCTCAGCCTCAACCAATCAGGACGAAGCAGGCGCCTCCTTCTCCAGTAGCCCCGCCCCCTCTGGGCTCCCCGCCGCAGCATGGGATCCAGGGAATGCTGAGACACCCGGACTTCCAGCACAACG GTGATTTGGGTTTGAGGTTCAGGGAGCTGCCATGTTCCAGAGGAGGCTGCGGTTCTGATGAAG ACGACCGACTGTCAGTGATGTCATGGCGCTCGGCGGCTTCGTGCTCGGCAGCGTCCGCCGTCCTGGAGCGCGCTCAGAAGAGACGGGAAGACTTCTGGGGAAAGAGATGA